The Corvus moneduloides isolate bCorMon1 chromosome 25, bCorMon1.pri, whole genome shotgun sequence genome includes a window with the following:
- the VPS11 gene encoding vacuolar protein sorting-associated protein 11 homolog, which translates to MAAYLQWRRFVFFDRETVKEPSGPDGAASKPFALPPGIAVCDSGRGSLVFGDMEGQIWFLPRSLQLSSFQAYKLRVTHLYQLKQHSILVSVGEDEEGINPLVKVWNLEKRDGGNPLCTRIFPAIPGNKPTVVSCLTVHENLNFMAIGFADGSVVLTKGDITRDRHSKTQLLHEGSYPVTGLAFRQSGKTTHLFVVTTENIQSYMLSVKDYPHLELDTHGCGLRCSSLSDPSQDLQFIVAGNECVYLYQPDERGPCFAFEGQKLIVHWYRGYLIIVSKERKTSPKSEFAGNEAQNSDKQVLNIYDLCNKFIAYSSIFDDIVDVLAEWGSLYVLTRDGKIHVLQEKDTQTKLEMLFRKNLFEMAINLAKSHHLDSDGLSEIFRQYGDHLYNKGNHDGAIQQYIRTIGKLEPSYVIRKFLDAQRIHNLTAYLQMLHLQSLANADHTTLLLNCYTKLKDSSKLEEFIKTSESEVHFDVETAIKVLRQAGYYSHAVYLAEKHEHHEWYLKIQLEDIKNYQEALHYIGKLPFEQAESNMKRYGKILMHHVPNETTELLKVLCTDYRPSGGNEGPGMLEGKKANSEEFIPVFANNSRELKAFLEHMTEVQADSPQGVYDTLLELRLQNWAHEQDEQIKEKLHNEALTLLKSGRFKTVFDKALVLCQMHSFKDGVLYLYEQGKLFQQIMHYHMQNEQYKKVIEVCELYGDQEACLWEQALGYFARKEENCKEFIAAVLKHIENKNLMPPLLVVQTLAHNSTATLSVIKDYLVNKLQKQSCQIEQDEQRIQKYREETMRIRLEIEELKASPKIFQKTKCSICTSALELPSVHFLCGHSFHQHCFESYSESDSECPTCMPENRKVMDMIRAQEQKRDLHDQFQHQLKCSNDGFSVVADYFGRGVFNKLTLITDLPSGKTATTIEAGLQRELLIHTKRST; encoded by the exons ATGGCGGCGTACCTGCAGTGGCGCCGCTTCGTCTTCTTCGACAGAGAGACCGTGAAGGAGCCGTCGGGGCCGGATGGGGCCGCTTCCAAGCCCTTCGCGCTGCCCCCGGGCATCGCAGTCTGCGACTCGGGTCGGGGAAGCCTCGTGTTCGGAG ATATGGAAGGTCAGATTTGGTTTTTGCCTCGTTCCCTTCAACTCAGCAGTTTCCAAGCTTACAAGCTAAGGGTCACACATCTGTAccagctgaagcagcacagTATCCTGGTTTCTGTTGGTGAGGATGAAGAGGGTATTAATCCTTTG GTGAAAGTCTGGAACCTGGAGAAACGAGATGGTGGTAATCCTCTTTGCACACGAATTTTTCCAGCAATACCAGGTAACAAGCCCACGGTTGTATCCTGCCTAACTGTCCACGAGAATCTTAATTTCATGGCTATCG GTTTTGCAGATGGAAGCGTTGTACTCACTAAAGGAGACATCACTCGAGATCGGCATAGCAAGACCCAGCTCCTACATGAAGGCAGTTACCCGGTTACTGGCCTTGCTTTTCGACAGTCTGGCAAAACAACACATCTGTTTGTGGTGACCACCGAGAACATCCAG TCTTATATGCTTTCAGTGAAAGACTATCCTCACCTGGAGCTGGACACTCACGGTTGTGGATTGCGCTGTTCATCTCTCAGTGACCCCTCCCAGGATCTCCAGTTCATTGTGGCAGGAAATGAATGTGTGTACCTTTATCAACCAGACGAACGTGGCCCCTGCTTTGCCTTCGAGGGACAAAAGCTGATTGTTCACTGGTATCGGGGGTACCTCATCATTGTCTCCAAGGAGCGAAAGACTTCCCCAAA GTCAGAATTTGCTGGGAACGAGGCACAGAATTCAGACAAACAAGTCCTGAATATCTATGACTTGTGCAACAAATTCATTGCATACAGCTCAATCTTTGATGATATAGTGGATGTCTTGGCAGAGTGGGGTTCTCTGTATGTACTGACCAGAGATGGGAAGATCCATGTACTGCAGGAGAAGGATACACAAACCAAACTCGAG ATGCTGTTCAGAAAGAACTTATTTGAAATGGCCATTAACCTGGCCAAGAGCCACCACTTGGACAGCGATGGTTTGTCAGAGATTTTCCGGCAGTATGGCGATCATCTCTATAACAAGGGAAACCACGATGGAGCCATCCAGCAGTATATCCG AACTATAGGGAAGCTAGAACCATCTTACGTTATTCGGAAATTCCTGGATGCTCAGCGTATCCACAACCTCACTGCTTATCTACAGATGCTCCATCTGCAGTCCCTGGCCAATGCAGATCATACTACACTTCTGCTGAATTGCTATACCAAACTCAAAGACAGCTCCAAACTGGAAGAGTTCATTAAG ACAAGTGAGAGCGAGGTCCACTTTGATGTGGAAACGGCTATCAAGGTGCTTCGCCAAGCTGGTTACTACTCCCACGCCGTGTACCTGGCAGAGAAGCACGAGCATCATGAATGGTACCTCAAAATCCAGTTAGAGGACATCAAG AACTACCAAGAGGCTTTGCACTACATTGGAAAACTGCCCTTTGAACAGGCAGAGAGTAACATGAAGCGGTATGGTAAAATCCTGATGCACCATGTCCCTAATGAGACCACTGAATTGCTGAAGGTCCTTTGCACTGATTACCGGCCCTCGGGAGGTAATGAAGGCCCTGGgatgctggaaggaaaaaag GCTAATTCAGAGGAGTTCATCCCAGTCTTTGCAAACAACTCCCGAGAACTGAAAGCTTTTCTGGAGCACATGACTGAAGTGCAGGCTGACTCTCCACAGGGTGTCTATGACACTTTACTGGAACTTCGATTGCAGAACTGGGCACATGAACAAGATGAGCAG ATCAAGGAGAAGTTGCACAATGAAGCCCTCACCCTCCTGAAGAGTGGACGGTTCAAAACAGTCTTTGATAAGGCCTTGGTCTTATGTCAGATGCACAGTTTCAAGGATGGTGTTCTGTACCTCTATGAGCAGGGCAAACT TTTCCAACAGATCATGCACTACCACATGCAGAATGAGCAGTACAAGAAGGTGATCGAGGTGTGTGAGCTGTATGGAGACCAAGAGGCTTGTCTCTGGGAACAGGCTCTTGGCTACTTTGCGCGGAAGGAGGAGAACTGCAAAGAGTTTattgctgcagtgctgaaacACATCGAGAACAAGAATCTTATGCCTCCACTGCTTG TTGTGCAGACGCTGGCTCATAACTCCACAGCCACCCTGTCTGTGATTAAGGATTATCTTGTCAACAAGCTGCAGAAGCAAAGCTGCCAGATAGAGCAAGATGAGCAGAGAATTCAGAAATATCGAGAAGAAACTATGAGGATCCGCCTGGAAATTGAAGAGCTAAAAGCAAG TCCCAAGATTTTTCAGAAGACCAAGTGTAGCATTTGCACCAGTGCATTGGAGCTGCCTTCAGTCCACTTCCTGTGCGGTCATTCCTTTCACCAGCACTGCTTTGAAAGCTACTCTGAGAGTGATTCGGAATGTCCTACTTGCATGCCAGAAAACCGCAAAGTGATGGACATGATCCGAGCCCAGGAGCAGAAGAGAGATCTGCACGACCAGTTTCAGCATCAG CTCAAGTGTTCAAACGATGGCTTCTCAGTCGTTGCTGACTACTTTGGTCGCGGCGTCTTCAATAAGCTCACCCTGATCACGGACTTGCCCTCAGGAAAGACAGCTACGACCATCGAGGCTGGCCTGCAGCGGGAGCTGCTCATCCACACCAAGCGCAGTACCTGA
- the HMBS gene encoding porphobilinogen deaminase — translation MAEPGAAAGGRGRTESGGGADAAGADPLLPRGENGVDGRAVRVGTRRSQLARIQTDSVVMMLRELYPDLCFEIVAMSTTGDKILDTALSKIGEKSLFTKELENALERNEVDLVVHSLKDLPTSLPPGFTIGAVCKRENPLDAVVFHPKNCGKTLSLLPEKSVIGTSSLRRAAQLKKKFPHLEFRDIRGNLNTRLKKLDEKEDFSAIVLAAAGLKRMGWEDRIGQLLSPE, via the exons ATGGCGGAGCCGGGGGCGGCAGCCGGGGGCCGGGGGCGAACGGAGTCCGGCGGGGGGGCCGACGCGGCGGGCGCTGACCCGCTGCTGCCGCGGGGAGAGAACGGCGTGGATGGCAGAGCGGTCCGCGTGGGCACCCGCCGGAGCCAG CTGGCCCGGATTCAGACTGATAGTGTAGTTATGATGCTCCGTGAGCTATACCCCGACCTCTGCTTTGAGATTG TGGCCATGTCAACAACTGGGGACAAGATCTTGGATACAGCGCTTTCCAAG ATTGGAGAGAAGAGCCTCTTCACCAAAGAGTTGGAAAATGCACTTGAAAGAAATGA AGTTGACCTTGTGGTTCACTCCTTGAAGGACCTGCCAACTTCTCTTCCTCCTGGTTTTACCATCGGCGCTGTCTGCAA AAGGGAAAACCCACTTGACGCTGTTGTCTTTCATCCCAAAAACTGCGGAAAAACACTGAGCCTCCTTCCTGAAAAGAG TGTGATTGGAACCAGTTCACTTCGGAGAGCGGCTCAGCTCAAGAAGAAATTCCCTCATTTAGAGTTCAGGGATATT AGAGGAAACTTAAATACCCGTTTAAAGAAGCTAGATGAGAAGGAAGACTTCAGTGCCATTGTCCTCgctgctgctgggctgaagAGAATGGGCTGGGAAGATCGCATTGGCCAG